The following coding sequences lie in one Thermosulfuriphilus ammonigenes genomic window:
- a CDS encoding cell division protein FtsX yields the protein MGVSLIIGKAFSSFKRRPLAQIAATGVIFLQITIFTLGLFFYHNLRQTTEILGQELSLTVFLKEGLSQQEVEHLAEEILSWPEVASVRYISPEEAFERLKQAFSQNPELMSGLVPDFLPPSLEIYFWKPFDLQDKLPQMAKTLSGYPQVDEVRYAGDWLARLQGFSDLIRTALLLVATILLLTVSVVVANVIRINIHSRAQELEILRLLGASRGLLRGPFLLEAFFQALLASLLALATVYLIFIRLQESMPSNIFGHPFRLQYLPWPWLAGIVGGVILVSLLASFLPLRQFLKE from the coding sequence ATGGGAGTAAGCCTAATCATTGGAAAGGCCTTCTCTTCTTTCAAAAGGCGCCCTCTGGCCCAGATTGCGGCTACCGGGGTTATCTTTCTCCAGATAACCATCTTTACCCTGGGACTCTTCTTTTATCACAATTTGCGACAAACTACGGAAATCCTGGGGCAGGAGCTCTCCCTCACTGTTTTTTTAAAAGAAGGGCTCTCCCAACAAGAGGTTGAACATCTGGCCGAAGAGATTCTTTCCTGGCCGGAGGTGGCCTCGGTAAGATATATCTCTCCCGAGGAGGCCTTTGAGCGTCTCAAACAGGCTTTTTCCCAGAATCCAGAGCTTATGAGCGGTCTGGTTCCTGACTTCCTGCCCCCTTCTTTAGAGATCTACTTCTGGAAACCCTTTGACCTCCAGGACAAACTCCCTCAAATGGCCAAAACTCTCTCGGGATATCCCCAGGTAGATGAAGTTCGCTATGCCGGAGATTGGTTGGCCCGCCTCCAGGGATTCAGCGACCTTATCCGGACAGCCCTGCTCCTGGTAGCCACTATTCTTCTCCTTACGGTCTCGGTGGTGGTGGCCAACGTCATCCGGATCAACATCCACTCTCGGGCCCAGGAGCTTGAAATTCTTCGTCTTCTGGGAGCCAGCAGAGGGCTTCTCCGCGGTCCATTTCTTCTAGAGGCCTTCTTTCAGGCCCTTTTGGCCTCACTTTTGGCCCTGGCGACGGTCTATCTGATATTTATCCGGCTCCAAGAGAGCATGCCCTCGAACATCTTTGGTCACCCTTTTAGACTCCAGTATCTACCCTGGCCCTGGTTAGCGGGAATAGTTGGAGGAGTGATCTTGGTCTCTCTTCTGGCCAGTTTTCTCCCCTTAAGGCAGTTCCTTAAAGAATGA
- a CDS encoding alpha/beta hydrolase encodes MERPPHLEILALMDQSPLREALFPPAPGKTPCPPKVTEFLFGPAGNLKAHFYPGSPEMPVIFLVHDVGETLADYPPVGHAAQQAELSLFVFDPRGCGESPGRPSMKGLLEDSLQAFALAQERLPAQGYSRPLVVMGRGVGTVAALEIERQYGPGVAAVILVSTFVNPDALLLSRGLNPQDFPDLPQGFMEGYIQNLSRPIMVVHAQHDRYVPLSEVEKFLMYAQVGNKRLMIIPGADFLDRSLLAEEGFFQMVSDFLHWLRPKRRRRAITLH; translated from the coding sequence ATGGAAAGACCGCCCCATTTAGAGATCTTGGCCCTTATGGATCAATCTCCACTAAGAGAGGCCCTCTTCCCTCCCGCCCCCGGAAAGACACCCTGTCCACCTAAGGTTACGGAATTTCTCTTTGGGCCGGCCGGAAATCTCAAGGCCCACTTTTATCCTGGCTCTCCGGAGATGCCTGTTATTTTTCTCGTCCACGATGTCGGGGAAACCCTGGCTGATTATCCTCCTGTAGGTCATGCCGCTCAGCAGGCTGAACTTAGCCTTTTTGTTTTTGATCCCCGGGGATGCGGCGAAAGTCCCGGCCGCCCCTCTATGAAAGGGCTTCTGGAAGATTCTCTTCAGGCCTTTGCCTTGGCCCAAGAACGCCTTCCTGCCCAGGGATATTCTCGCCCTCTGGTAGTCATGGGCCGGGGGGTGGGGACAGTGGCCGCTCTCGAGATAGAACGCCAATATGGCCCAGGGGTGGCGGCGGTTATCCTTGTCTCCACCTTTGTTAATCCTGACGCCCTTCTCCTTTCTCGAGGGCTTAACCCTCAGGACTTTCCAGACCTTCCTCAGGGATTCATGGAGGGATACATCCAGAATCTCAGCCGGCCGATTATGGTTGTCCATGCCCAGCATGATCGTTATGTCCCCTTGTCCGAGGTGGAAAAATTCTTAATGTATGCCCAGGTTGGCAATAAACGCCTGATGATTATCCCGGGGGCCGATTTTCTGGATCGGTCCTTGCTGGCCGAAGAAGGTTTCTTCCAGATGGTGAGCGATTTTCTCCACTGGTTGCGTCCTAAAAGAAGGCGTCGAGCTATAACCTTACACTAG
- a CDS encoding S41 family peptidase, translating into MKGRKFTPSILVLTVLLILFCALGFSGSLRASASSEEIYQKLRLFSEVLDIVQKSYVEEVNPKDLIYGAIRGMLGSLDPHSSFMTPDDYKELQIETKGSFTGIGIEITIKDGILTVVSPIEGTPAYRAGIKAGDKIIKINGKPTKNMSLFEAVKLLRGPKGTKVTISILREGWTELKDITIVRDVIPIISVRSRTLEPGYGYIRISTFQEKTSRELRKALEKLEKENKPLKGLVLDLRNNPGGLLDQAVKVADEFLDRGLIVYTNGRLKNQSMKFEATPNRHPHPYPLVVLVNEGSASASEIVAGALQDHHRAIIVGTQTFGKGSVQTIIPLEDGSAIRLTTARYYTPSGRSIQAKGITPDIIVPWAVCEPPKKKFHLIREKDLERHIPSETEKKSKKRPVPSLKEKHESPNKSPKKDSNDLRRDNQLEEALRILKSWQIFTKMRIDGAGIQPR; encoded by the coding sequence ATGAAAGGAAGAAAGTTTACCCCATCCATACTTGTTTTAACTGTCCTCCTGATTCTGTTTTGTGCCTTGGGTTTTAGTGGCTCCCTTAGGGCTTCGGCTTCCTCTGAGGAGATTTACCAGAAATTGCGTCTTTTCTCTGAAGTCTTGGATATCGTTCAGAAAAGTTATGTTGAGGAGGTAAATCCCAAGGATCTTATTTACGGGGCCATAAGGGGGATGTTAGGAAGTCTTGATCCCCATTCCTCCTTTATGACCCCGGATGACTACAAAGAACTCCAAATAGAGACCAAGGGCAGTTTTACAGGTATAGGGATCGAAATCACCATAAAGGACGGAATCCTTACGGTAGTCTCTCCTATTGAGGGCACTCCAGCCTATCGGGCCGGCATCAAGGCCGGAGATAAGATCATCAAAATCAATGGCAAACCCACCAAGAACATGAGCCTCTTTGAGGCCGTTAAGCTCCTTCGGGGCCCCAAGGGGACCAAGGTAACCATCTCTATCCTCCGGGAAGGATGGACGGAACTCAAAGACATCACCATTGTTCGGGATGTTATTCCCATTATCAGTGTTCGCTCCCGCACCCTAGAGCCCGGTTACGGCTATATCCGTATCAGTACCTTTCAGGAGAAGACATCTCGGGAGCTCCGAAAGGCCCTGGAAAAGCTAGAAAAGGAAAACAAACCCCTTAAGGGCCTAGTTCTTGACCTGCGCAACAATCCCGGTGGCCTTCTGGATCAGGCAGTCAAAGTGGCCGATGAATTTCTGGACAGAGGTCTCATCGTCTATACCAACGGTCGCCTCAAAAATCAGAGCATGAAATTTGAGGCTACTCCCAATCGGCACCCTCACCCCTATCCTTTAGTAGTTCTGGTAAACGAGGGAAGTGCTAGCGCCTCGGAGATCGTGGCCGGGGCCCTTCAGGACCACCATCGGGCCATCATTGTCGGCACCCAAACCTTCGGTAAGGGATCCGTTCAGACCATCATTCCCCTGGAAGATGGTAGCGCTATTCGTTTGACCACCGCTCGGTATTACACCCCTAGCGGCCGCTCTATTCAAGCTAAGGGGATCACTCCGGATATTATTGTTCCTTGGGCAGTCTGCGAACCACCGAAAAAGAAATTTCATCTTATTCGAGAGAAAGATTTAGAAAGGCATATCCCATCAGAGACGGAGAAAAAATCCAAAAAGCGTCCGGTTCCCTCGCTAAAAGAAAAGCACGAAAGCCCAAATAAATCCCCCAAAAAAGACTCAAACGATCTGCGGCGAGACAATCAGTTGGAAGAGGCTCTGAGGATTCTGAAGAGCTGGCAGATCTTTACCAAAATGCGAATAGATGGAGCGGGTATCCAACCTAGATAG
- the fsa gene encoding fructose-6-phosphate aldolase, with product MKIFIDTADIEEIREINSLGILDGVTTNPSLVAKTGKPWKEAIAEIVTEVSGKPVSVEVIATDVAGMVKEAKELSRIAENVVVKIPCTEAGLEAVARMNNEGAGVKTNVTLVFSPLQALLAAKVGATYVSPFLGRIDDISYDGMLVLEEIINIYEVYDLATEIIAASIRHVDHVRRCAELGVDIATVPYKVIKQMFRHPLTDLGLERFLKDAQAAGITI from the coding sequence ATGAAGATCTTCATAGACACGGCGGACATTGAAGAGATCCGAGAGATTAACTCCTTAGGCATCCTAGATGGAGTGACCACCAATCCCTCTCTGGTGGCCAAAACGGGCAAGCCCTGGAAGGAGGCCATCGCTGAGATCGTGACCGAGGTCTCTGGAAAGCCGGTCTCTGTCGAGGTTATAGCCACCGATGTGGCCGGTATGGTTAAGGAGGCAAAGGAGCTCTCCCGGATTGCCGAAAATGTAGTGGTTAAAATTCCCTGCACCGAGGCCGGCCTGGAGGCTGTGGCCCGAATGAACAATGAAGGGGCCGGGGTAAAGACCAATGTCACCCTAGTGTTCTCGCCCCTTCAGGCCTTGCTGGCCGCCAAGGTGGGGGCCACCTATGTCTCTCCCTTTCTGGGACGCATCGATGATATCTCCTATGATGGAATGTTGGTCCTGGAAGAGATAATTAATATCTATGAGGTCTATGATCTGGCTACAGAGATTATTGCTGCCAGTATTCGTCATGTGGACCATGTCCGTCGGTGTGCTGAGCTAGGGGTGGATATTGCTACCGTGCCCTATAAGGTCATCAAGCAGATGTTTAGACACCCCCTGACCGATTTAGGTCTGGAGCGCTTTTTAAAGGATGCCCAGGCTGCTGGCATTACCATCTGA
- the ftsE gene encoding cell division ATP-binding protein FtsE, protein MVRFEEVTKLYPPDITALDRVSFSVERGEFVFITGPSGAGKTTLLNLILRSELPSQGEVYVEGRPLSRLKPRHVPGLRRRIGIIFQDFKLLVDRTALENVALALEVQGLSLREGRHRALATLEAVGLKGKENKYPPQLSGGERQRVAIARAIVNRPALLLADEPTGNLDPRLAEEIIELFEELNARGTSIILATHNQSLFIERHRRVLVLDSGRLIN, encoded by the coding sequence ATTGTCCGCTTTGAAGAGGTAACCAAGCTATATCCACCGGATATCACGGCCCTGGATAGGGTATCCTTTTCCGTTGAACGGGGAGAGTTTGTCTTTATCACCGGCCCCAGTGGGGCAGGCAAAACAACCCTGCTCAATCTCATTCTCCGATCAGAACTTCCCTCTCAAGGAGAGGTATATGTAGAAGGCCGACCTCTTTCCCGCCTCAAACCTCGCCATGTTCCCGGCCTGAGAAGGCGGATCGGGATTATCTTCCAAGACTTCAAGCTCTTGGTTGACCGAACGGCCTTAGAAAATGTAGCCCTGGCCCTGGAAGTCCAGGGACTTTCCCTGAGAGAGGGACGTCATCGTGCCCTGGCAACCCTTGAAGCCGTTGGTCTTAAAGGCAAAGAAAACAAATATCCTCCTCAGCTATCAGGAGGGGAGAGACAACGGGTAGCCATAGCCCGGGCCATCGTTAATCGACCAGCCCTTCTACTTGCAGATGAGCCTACGGGTAACCTGGATCCCCGCTTGGCCGAAGAAATTATAGAACTTTTTGAAGAACTTAACGCCCGAGGCACAAGTATCATCCTGGCCACTCACAACCAGAGCCTTTTCATCGAGCGACATCGGCGAGTCCTGGTTCTTGACTCCGGGAGGCTTATTAACTAA
- a CDS encoding murein hydrolase activator EnvC family protein, whose protein sequence is MILALLVGAAQAQGLTDLDRQIQSRQQALEELTRKEKDLKEELYRYSQAIEEKWAQIQNLKQKIAEKEEAIKECQDRQKKLESELTGLKKRLKLRLKTYYRLGPVGFLNLLLSSEDIGVLLARERLFEMALLADRRLAQRYQNRLLALRDNERQLLKEKSDLEVLTRDLRQELVHLESLREAKMALLEAIREKKELYKDLLQEILLAQKDLARIIRQIKSLEDQPFPPSKPIKKEDFPAYPLWPPVRGSHPVKYEEGPGIFFEATIGDPIYAPAGGEVIYLGVKKAFGEVIIIEHPKGLRSIIAGGGAYYKKVGDLVKRGELIGRVGAGGLGKEGVYYELRLGAIPLLPLEWLDKTFFQ, encoded by the coding sequence ATGATATTAGCTCTTCTGGTGGGAGCGGCCCAGGCCCAGGGCCTTACCGATCTTGACCGTCAGATTCAAAGTCGGCAACAGGCCTTAGAGGAACTCACCCGTAAAGAAAAAGATCTTAAGGAAGAACTTTACCGCTACTCCCAGGCCATCGAAGAAAAATGGGCTCAGATCCAGAACCTTAAGCAAAAAATTGCCGAAAAAGAAGAGGCCATAAAAGAATGCCAAGACCGGCAAAAAAAACTGGAGAGCGAACTAACAGGCCTTAAAAAGAGACTCAAACTCCGCCTTAAAACATACTACCGCCTGGGCCCAGTGGGCTTTCTTAACCTGCTTCTGAGCAGTGAAGACATCGGCGTCCTTTTGGCCCGGGAACGGCTCTTTGAAATGGCCCTTTTGGCCGATCGCCGTCTAGCCCAGCGCTATCAGAATCGCCTGTTGGCCTTAAGAGACAACGAAAGACAACTCCTCAAGGAAAAATCGGATCTAGAAGTCCTTACCAGAGATCTCAGGCAGGAGTTGGTCCATTTAGAATCCTTGCGGGAGGCCAAAATGGCCCTTCTTGAGGCTATAAGAGAAAAGAAGGAGCTTTATAAAGACCTCCTACAGGAGATCCTCCTGGCCCAGAAAGACCTGGCCCGGATCATCCGACAGATAAAGTCTTTAGAGGATCAACCCTTTCCTCCCTCCAAACCGATAAAAAAAGAAGACTTTCCGGCCTATCCCCTCTGGCCACCGGTAAGGGGGTCACATCCTGTAAAGTATGAAGAGGGGCCCGGAATTTTCTTTGAAGCAACCATTGGAGATCCAATATATGCTCCGGCTGGGGGTGAAGTGATTTACTTGGGAGTCAAAAAGGCCTTCGGGGAGGTTATCATTATTGAGCATCCCAAGGGCCTGCGGAGCATAATCGCTGGAGGGGGGGCATATTACAAAAAAGTAGGTGATCTGGTAAAAAGGGGAGAACTCATTGGTCGGGTGGGGGCTGGAGGTTTAGGCAAAGAAGGTGTTTATTATGAGCTCCGTCTAGGAGCTATTCCCCTTTTGCCCCTGGAGTGGTTAGATAAAACGTTTTTCCAATAG
- a CDS encoding response regulator translates to MKIMIVDDDEAVRALMAEIIALSGHEVILAADGLEALQLYRLRKPDVIFMDLEMPRLSGPEAIRAIKAFDQQARIFIITGNRYHPFLAQAARESLVAGTIFKPFSMVDITLCLGRNTAYSELEERLGAVSA, encoded by the coding sequence ATGAAAATCATGATTGTCGATGATGATGAGGCCGTAAGGGCCTTAATGGCAGAAATTATTGCTCTTTCTGGCCATGAGGTTATTTTGGCCGCCGATGGTCTGGAGGCCCTTCAGCTTTATCGCCTTCGAAAACCGGATGTCATCTTTATGGATCTGGAGATGCCTAGGCTCTCGGGCCCGGAGGCTATTCGGGCGATTAAGGCCTTTGATCAGCAGGCCAGAATTTTTATCATCACCGGGAATCGTTATCATCCTTTCCTGGCCCAGGCGGCCCGGGAATCACTGGTGGCGGGGACTATCTTTAAGCCCTTCTCCATGGTGGATATAACCCTCTGTCTGGGGAGAAACACCGCCTATTCCGAATTGGAGGAAAGATTGGGGGCCGTTTCCGCCTGA
- a CDS encoding TraR/DksA family transcriptional regulator: MSDKNKRRPLTPEELEELKERLLERKKALWREVVETLEREGKEAYQDLIQTVKDEQDLALADIQEETLLSLLEPKVRELEEIEQALIRMEQGEYGRCIDCGRWIRPARLEIIPWVARCRDCKERWEKLQEI, translated from the coding sequence ATGTCTGACAAGAATAAACGCCGACCCCTTACCCCGGAAGAATTAGAAGAACTCAAAGAGAGGCTTTTGGAGCGTAAAAAAGCCCTCTGGCGCGAGGTAGTAGAGACTTTAGAGCGCGAAGGCAAAGAGGCCTATCAGGATCTTATCCAGACCGTAAAAGACGAACAGGATCTTGCTCTGGCTGATATTCAAGAAGAGACCCTGCTTTCTCTCCTTGAACCCAAAGTTCGGGAGCTTGAGGAGATCGAGCAGGCCCTTATCCGGATGGAACAGGGTGAATATGGTCGCTGTATTGACTGCGGTCGTTGGATTAGACCGGCCCGTTTAGAAATTATTCCCTGGGTAGCTCGCTGTCGTGACTGTAAGGAACGCTGGGAGAAACTTCAAGAAATTTGA
- a CDS encoding type IV pilin protein, producing MNNKGFTLIELLIVVAIIGILAAVAVPQFTKYKKNAAASAAAGALTTCMSELAADYADQGTTSWTCNLPDNQTCSLSLDASTGNISTSGCSPTIKGISLTCTITNNQVSCTAS from the coding sequence ATGAATAACAAGGGTTTTACTCTCATCGAACTTTTGATCGTGGTGGCTATCATCGGTATCCTTGCTGCCGTAGCTGTTCCTCAGTTCACCAAATATAAGAAGAATGCTGCTGCCTCAGCGGCCGCTGGCGCCCTGACTACCTGTATGAGTGAGCTGGCCGCTGACTATGCCGACCAGGGGACCACCAGCTGGACTTGCAATCTCCCTGACAACCAGACCTGCTCTTTGAGCTTGGATGCCAGCACGGGGAATATCTCCACCTCTGGCTGCTCTCCGACCATCAAGGGTATCAGCCTTACCTGCACCATTACCAACAACCAGGTCAGTTGTACGGCCAGCTAA
- a CDS encoding divergent polysaccharide deacetylase family protein, whose amino-acid sequence MAQKRRGSKRGRGHSPWREVAWAGGILLLIITVLALLAVFPRPRPPAPKSSSPPVEKPQKPLGRPLFEEPPPPERPIKKPPPIRVKLPEISIVIDDMGYNNGLDQAFIDLPYPLTFSFLPYGPHTQELARLAKAKGHEILLHLPMESSSGTPPGPGALYVYMDGQEIARILQEDLNRVPGVMGVNNHMGSRFTANPVKMRLLLLEIKRRGLIFLDSRTTAETVGYRLARELGIPSAERRVFLDHTVNKKAIRHELKRLIVLARSEGKAVAIGHPHKETLEVLKKELPRLKKKARLVPLSQVLN is encoded by the coding sequence ATGGCCCAAAAACGAAGGGGGAGCAAAAGGGGCCGGGGGCACTCTCCCTGGCGTGAGGTAGCCTGGGCCGGAGGGATTCTCCTCCTGATAATTACCGTCCTGGCCTTGCTGGCCGTATTTCCTCGGCCCAGACCGCCGGCCCCGAAGTCTTCTTCTCCCCCGGTAGAAAAGCCCCAGAAGCCCCTTGGCCGGCCACTTTTTGAGGAGCCCCCTCCTCCAGAGAGGCCAATTAAAAAGCCCCCACCTATCCGGGTAAAATTACCGGAGATAAGCATTGTTATTGATGACATGGGTTACAATAACGGCCTGGACCAGGCCTTTATTGATCTGCCTTATCCCCTGACCTTTTCCTTCCTTCCCTACGGACCTCACACCCAGGAGCTGGCCAGATTAGCTAAAGCCAAAGGGCATGAGATTCTCCTCCATCTGCCTATGGAGTCCTCTTCCGGGACCCCACCAGGCCCTGGAGCCCTTTATGTCTATATGGATGGCCAAGAAATAGCTCGTATTCTCCAGGAGGATCTGAACCGAGTTCCCGGTGTAATGGGAGTAAATAATCATATGGGATCGCGGTTCACCGCCAATCCGGTCAAGATGCGCCTTTTGCTTCTGGAGATTAAACGTCGAGGGTTGATTTTCCTTGATAGCCGAACCACTGCCGAGACGGTGGGCTATCGTCTGGCCCGGGAGCTGGGTATTCCTAGTGCAGAGCGAAGGGTCTTTCTCGACCACACGGTGAACAAAAAGGCCATCCGCCATGAACTCAAACGCCTGATTGTTCTGGCCAGGAGTGAGGGAAAGGCGGTGGCTATCGGTCATCCTCACAAAGAAACTCTGGAGGTTCTCAAAAAAGAGCTTCCCCGGCTCAAGAAAAAAGCCCGTTTGGTCCCTCTAAGCCAAGTGTTAAACTAA
- a CDS encoding type II secretion system protein: MDRQGFTLIELLVAIAIVGIISMVAVPLLMQHKARAAAGVATASISSCVRELVAAYTDSGESSQICHLPDGASCSLNIDTNTQTVQATTCSPVISGVALFCTIDASGRVNCQPNT, from the coding sequence ATGGACAGGCAAGGTTTTACTCTAATTGAGCTTCTTGTGGCCATCGCCATTGTGGGGATCATCTCCATGGTGGCGGTTCCTCTCCTGATGCAGCACAAGGCCAGGGCCGCTGCCGGAGTGGCCACAGCATCTATTAGCTCTTGTGTTCGAGAGCTGGTGGCCGCTTATACCGACTCCGGAGAAAGTAGCCAGATCTGTCATCTTCCAGATGGAGCCTCCTGTAGTCTAAACATTGATACCAATACCCAAACCGTTCAGGCCACCACCTGTAGTCCGGTTATCAGTGGGGTGGCTCTCTTCTGCACTATAGATGCCTCGGGGCGGGTAAACTGTCAGCCCAATACCTAA
- a CDS encoding IMP cyclohydrolase has protein sequence MEDLKKMYRTIVGDHFPEEIKITFGDTTLTYRKRTWKIKDEKTGEVVERGLRYGENPDQEAALYELVGGNLVLGGCEFIGPGEGLVSAITEEDMLQFGKHPGKINLTDVDNSLNILKFLSRKPACVIVKHNNPCGVAYGENIEEAFVRAFRADRIAAFGGAIALNRPVDKACAEAINEHYFEVLAAPEYEEGALEILKKRKNLRIIRIRRIDELESYWQRRFVDFKSLIDGGLIIQQSQINKIRSPEDLKPAVCVHEGREYRCRREPDSRELEDMIFGWAVEMGVTSNSVLFVKEGATVAIGTGEQDRVGVTEIAIFKAYTKYADLLCYDRHGIPYKQLELEIKKGQRPASQKEEIDAETKAARAGLPGSVMVSDAFFPFRDAVDVAIAQGITAIVQPGGSLRDWESIEACNEADPPVAMMFTGQRAFKH, from the coding sequence ATGGAAGATCTCAAAAAGATGTATCGAACCATTGTCGGAGACCACTTTCCGGAGGAGATCAAAATCACCTTCGGTGACACCACGCTGACCTATCGCAAAAGAACCTGGAAGATAAAAGACGAGAAAACCGGTGAGGTGGTGGAAAGGGGGTTGCGCTACGGAGAGAATCCCGACCAGGAGGCGGCTCTATATGAGCTAGTGGGGGGCAATCTGGTCCTGGGAGGCTGTGAGTTTATCGGCCCGGGGGAGGGGCTGGTTTCGGCCATTACCGAGGAGGATATGCTTCAGTTCGGCAAACATCCGGGGAAGATAAATCTAACCGATGTGGACAATTCCCTTAATATACTTAAGTTCCTGAGTCGGAAGCCGGCCTGTGTGATCGTCAAACATAACAATCCCTGTGGTGTGGCCTATGGAGAAAACATAGAAGAGGCCTTTGTGCGGGCCTTTCGGGCTGACCGCATAGCGGCCTTTGGTGGGGCCATAGCCCTGAATCGTCCAGTGGATAAGGCCTGTGCTGAGGCTATTAACGAGCATTATTTTGAGGTTCTGGCCGCTCCGGAATATGAAGAGGGAGCCCTTGAAATCCTCAAAAAGCGTAAAAATCTGCGTATAATTCGTATTCGACGCATAGACGAGCTCGAAAGTTACTGGCAGCGCCGTTTTGTGGATTTTAAGAGTCTTATTGATGGCGGATTGATCATCCAGCAATCTCAGATCAACAAAATTCGGAGCCCGGAAGACCTTAAACCGGCAGTCTGCGTCCACGAAGGTCGAGAATACCGTTGTCGGCGAGAGCCCGATAGTCGGGAACTCGAAGATATGATCTTCGGCTGGGCTGTGGAAATGGGGGTGACTAGTAACTCTGTTCTTTTTGTTAAGGAGGGGGCTACGGTGGCCATTGGTACCGGCGAGCAGGATCGGGTGGGGGTGACGGAGATTGCTATTTTCAAGGCCTACACCAAGTATGCTGATCTGCTGTGCTATGATCGCCACGGTATTCCCTACAAGCAGCTTGAGTTAGAGATTAAAAAAGGCCAGCGGCCGGCCTCCCAAAAAGAAGAGATAGATGCCGAAACCAAGGCTGCTCGGGCTGGTCTGCCCGGATCAGTAATGGTCTCTGATGCCTTCTTCCCCTTTCGCGACGCGGTGGACGTGGCTATTGCCCAGGGGATAACAGCCATCGTTCAACCAGGGGGCTCCCTTAGAGATTGGGAGAGCATTGAGGCCTGTAATGAAGCTGATCCACCAGTAGCTATGATGTTTACCGGTCAGCGGGCCTTTAAACACTAA
- a CDS encoding BCAM0308 family protein — MGGRKQGRKWRGDIPHKFETVEDPYLPKKAPAGEALCPRCHAVFRDKRWFFDEDFYQEFKESDLVPKILCPGCRKSLDRYAMGYLTLSGSFFQEHKDEIMKVVMNEYKRAREKNPLMQIINLTEDEDKMVIETTSERLAQRLGRAVYKAYKGDLEFRWAHQDKFVRVYWHRDS, encoded by the coding sequence ATGGGTGGGAGGAAACAGGGACGAAAGTGGCGAGGCGATATTCCCCATAAGTTTGAGACGGTGGAGGATCCTTATCTACCCAAGAAGGCACCGGCCGGAGAGGCTTTATGTCCTCGATGTCACGCGGTGTTTAGAGACAAACGTTGGTTCTTTGATGAAGATTTTTATCAGGAGTTTAAGGAAAGCGATCTTGTTCCCAAGATTCTCTGCCCCGGATGCCGAAAGTCCCTGGACAGATATGCCATGGGCTACCTGACTCTTTCTGGCTCCTTCTTCCAAGAGCATAAAGATGAGATCATGAAGGTGGTTATGAACGAATACAAAAGGGCCAGGGAGAAAAACCCTCTCATGCAAATTATTAACCTCACCGAAGACGAAGATAAGATGGTCATAGAGACTACCAGCGAACGGCTGGCCCAGCGTCTGGGACGGGCGGTTTACAAGGCCTACAAGGGAGATCTGGAATTTCGCTGGGCCCATCAGGACAAATTTGTCCGGGTCTACTGGCACCGAGATTCCTAA